The Pseudoalteromonas sp. N1230-9 genome segment GACGGGAAACTCCTAAACCAGACCCATTTAGTTTAATTAACCAAGTAACTAAAACTCAAGTAAAAACGTTAAATTATGTGATTTAACGAGATGATCTTAGTTAACAAGCAGTGAACAAACACTGAATTATTGCAGCAGGAAAGTTCACTCTAATTAAAAATTAACCAAAGACTTTTTTAAATGGCTTTACAACTGAGTTATCGTAAACGCCAGCAGCAATATAAGGGTCGTTTGCTGCCCATTCCCTTGCTGCTTCTAATGAATCAAACTCAGCAACCACTAATGAGCCTGTAAAACCGGCTTCAGCAGGGTCTTCACTATCAACGGCTGGTAGCGGGCCTGCTGTAAATAAACGATTTTGATCGTCTAATTCCTGAAGGCGAGCTAAGTGAGCAGGGCGAGCAGATTTACGTGCTTCCAAACTATTCTCAACGTCTGTTGAATAAATCATATACAGCATAATGTGTTCTCAATGTTATTTTGAAAAAATAGTAGCATATTCTGCTGAGTAGACGAGAGATTATTTGCGTAATAATCTTTACACAAACCCATATAACTTTAACTTATAAAGCTTGAAATACGCGGTATAACACTGGTAGAGTCGCTTGATTGAGAAAATAATAATAAGGTTTTTAAATGAGCGAAAAACGCGAGCATTTTAGCTCCCGCCTCGGTTTTATTTTAGCGGCAGCCGGTTCTGCTGTAGGTATCGGAAACTTAGTGGGTTTTCCTGTTTCCGCTACAAAAAATGGTGGTGGTGCTTTCCTTTTAGTCTATGCATTGTTTGTCATTTTTATCTGTTTGCCTGTAATGATGGCCGAAATGGCAATGGGTCGTAAAGCGCAAAAAGATCCTCTCGGTTCTTACAAATTGTTAGCGAGCAATGATCCAAAATGGAACTTTGCGGGCTTTTTAGCGGTACTAACGCCATTTATGATTGCTGTTTTTTACATGGTGATCACTGTGTGGATTTTTGGTTATTTATCGCAAACCGCATTTGGTAATTTAGATGCTTTAGCTCAGCCTGATAACTTTGGTACCTTTATCAATAGCTATACCGTGTTTGGTTATATGGCTGTAGTTGCAATCATCGTTAACTTGATCTTGGTTGGTGGTGTAAAAGAAGGTATTGAAAAAGCAGCTAAGTTTATGATGCCGGCTTTATTTGTGTTACTTACCGCGCTGGTGGTTTATGTATTAACACTTGATAACGCGATGGCGGGTGTAAAGTATTACATCGTACCTGATTTTAGTAAAATGAGTGCGAGTGTACTTAATGGTGCGCTAGCTCAAGCGTTCTTCTCACTGTCGTTAGGTATGGGTATTTTAATGACCTATGCATCATATATTTCTAAGAAAGACGACATTGTTGGCAGTGCAAAAATGGTTGCGGTAACCGATTCATTGGTTGCATTTATTGCCGGTCTTATGGTGCTTCCAGCTATTTTTAGTTTTAATCCGAATACTGATCCGAGTACTTTATCAGACTCATCGGTGTCGATGATTTTTGTATATCTACCAAAAATTTTATTAGCATTACAAGCTGATATTGGCTACGTGGGTGCATCAATTGTTGCGTTTGTATTCTTCTTATTAGTCTTTTTTGCGGCAATTACGTCACTTGTATCGATTGTGGAAGTACCAACAGCAACATTAAGTGACCGTAAGGGTATCAGCCGTAAAAAAGCATTGGCTATCCTAACTTTATCAACAGGCGTATTAACTGTGTTGTGTACCATGTCATTTGGTATGGTTGACTCTCTTACTCAGTTTGTTAATTATGGCGGCGCAGATAAGAGCTTATTTGATATTGTTTATGATGTGTTTTACGACACAATTTTACCGCTTAATGGTTTAATGGTGTGTTTATTCGTTATGTACCGCTGGAAAAAAGCAAACTTATCAGCAGAGCTAAGCCAAGGCTGTGACGGCTATATCGGCAGCTTTACAGAGAAGTATGTGAACTTTTCGCTATCAACGTTTATCCCTGCCATTTTATTACTTATTTTTGTAAATACGGTCGCAACGAAGTTTTTTGCATTTAGTATTTTCGGATTTTAAAAGCCAACTCAATATTTAGCCGCGCACTTTTGCGCGGCTTTTTTATATTCGCTAAATAGCCCCTGCATCTAAAACATCACCTAGCCCCAAAGTAAACATCCAAAGTCCCCATAAACTGTGTTCAATAACACACACAAAGGTCGAGCGGCTTTGCGCATAGGTGTAAGAAAAAAGCAGCCCACCTAAAAATGCTAGAAGTACGGCGAGTACATTCGCATAGACAATGTGAGCCAACGCAAACACCGATGCGCTGACAATAATACGCACGGTTTTACTTGGCATAATGTGTTTATAACGATGGAAAAAGTAGGTTCTAAAAATAAGCTCTTGCGGCATCACCGATAAAATGGGATAGAGCAATAACAACATCAGCCAATCATAAAAAGAATTTCTGGGCATCGAAAACCAGTTTTCTTGATTCATGATGCCGTAAAACATGCCTGAGAATAGCGCCCCTAAAAAGAAAAAGCTAAACAAGCGACGTTTGACTGCACTAAATTCACCTAAGCTGGTTAGCCTAAAGCGTTTGAAATGAGGGTCAGACAAAAGCAACATGCTGCACACGGCCATTAAAATAATAAGGGCAGGTATAAGCCAGTTAGCGAGGTGGGCGCGTAGCAAGAAGCCTAATAGCGGCAAAGAAACAAATATGAGGGTAAATTCAAACCAGCGGTATTGGTTAGCGTTCAATGTCGTCTCAGCGTGTTTTTTGTATACGCTAACAAGCTAAGACGACATATTTATGACATTAAGATTGCTTTGAATCTTTCTCTTCGTCATCCTCAGGTAAGTATTTAAATAGGGTAATGATCGTGGCTAGCACGCATACAAAGGTAATGCCCATTAAACCAAATACTTTAAAGTTAACCCAAAAATCGAGTGAGAAATTATAGGCAATGTAGATGTTCAGCGCTGATATACCACCGGTTACCGCAACCCAAAAGAGATTAAGTTTGTTCCACAGTGTTTCCGGTACCTTGATTTCTTGTTTACTCTCAGAGGCATTTTCTAAAATCGAGCTAAGTGCTTTTTTAACTAGGTTTTTTCCAAGCACATAGCGGCTGACTAACAAGGTAGCACTTAAGATGGCATACACAATGGTGGCCTTCCATTTCACAAACTGTTCATCGTGGAAGACTAAGGTAAGTGTACCTAGCACGACTGCGATTGCAAAAAACACCCAGTGGCGGGTTGGTACTTTGCCATCTTTAAAATAACAATAAGCAACCTGAATTAAGGTAGTTAGCATCAGCAAGGCTGTTGCCCAATAAATATCAACTAATTTGAAAACCGCAAAAAACAAAATCAGCGGAGTGTATTCAATAATTGCGCGCATAGATTTATAAATGCTCTAATTTAAAAAGATACTGGGTTGTATCAAGTTATAGCTCAAGATACAAGGTTGACTTAGTTGCCCTGAAAGCTTAGCCTCCCGAGCCAATCTGGCCTAAACCAATGTTTAGGATGTTTTACCTTATCTTTTTCCGCTTAACCTCAGATGATTAAGCGGCGTATTTTGGAGCATATTATGAATAAAGCCGCGTTAGTATCACAAATGGCTGCCCACAGTGAATTAACAAAAAAAGACACGCAAGCTGCCTTAACGAGCATGTTAAATGCTATCGAAAAATCATTATCTGAGGGCGACCAAGTGCAAATAAATGGCTTTGGTACATTTGCCTTAAGTTATTATCCAGCCCGTAAAGGGCGCAACCCGCAAACCGGTGAAGAAATTGAAATAGAAGGCGCTAATAAGCCAGTTTTCAAACCTGCTAAAGCACTCAAAGACCTTCTATAAAGCAGGATTTGCACATCGGCTGTAGTATTTACAGAGTAAAAATTGGTGACTTAAAAATTAATTTAGTATTTTCAATGCATTAAGTCTTGGCATGTTGTCTGCTTCTAATGATTTAGGTTTGCCCAAATAAGGAGATAACATGTCAGATTTAAATAGCCAACTTAATGGTAAAAAGATTGCCATTCTTGCAACCAACGGCTTTGAGCAAAGCGAGCTATTGTCACCACGAAGCGCATTATTAGAAGCTGGTGCACTTGTTGAAGTTGTGTCACTTGAGCGTGGCGATATCACCGCATGGGATGAAAACCAATGGGGTGAGCGAGTCACTGTTGACCGCGTAGTCAGCGAAGCAGACTCTGCAGAGTATGACGCGTTACTGCTTCCTGGTGGTTTATTCAACCCAGATACGTTACGTCAAAATAGCGAAGCAAAAGCGTTTGTTGATGGTTTTTTTAGTGCAGGTAAAAACAAACCCATTGCCGCGATATGCCATGGCCCATGGCTATTAGCCGAAATTAACAAGTTACGCGACCGCAAGGTGACATCATACCCAAGTATTAAAACTGATTTGATCAATGCTGGTGCTAATTGGGTTGATCAAGAGGTGTGTGTTGATGAGGGCATAGTTACAAGTCGAAGCCCAGCCGACCTGGAAGCCTTTAATCGAAAATTCATAGAAGAAATTAAAGAGGGCGAGCATCGCCATCATTAATCATTTCTCATAATTAGTTAGACATAAAAAAGGGCCTTTAAGGCCCTTTTTTATGCAATAAAACAACTTACTTAGTAGCAGCTTTCATACTGGCTACAAACTCTTTTAAACCAGTGAGCATCGCAGCTCGATCATCAAGGTTTGCCTCGATGATTTTAACAACCGCAGAGCCTGAAATGGCACCAGCGGCTCCTGACTCAAGTGCTGATTTAACATCTTCAGGTGTTGATACACCAAAGCCAAGTAGAGCCGGTGCAGCATGATAATCTTTTAGTTTTTTAACTAATGAATCTGCTGGCATTTGTGCCTTGGTTTCTGTGCCTGTCACACCTGCGCGTGAAAGAAGGTATGTGTAACCACGACCATATGACGCACACTCCCGTAAGGTGTCATCATCAGCATTAGGCGTTGCAATAAAAATTGGGTCGATGCCATTTTTCATTGCTGTTTTACGAAATGGCTTTGATTCGTGCAGCGGCACGTCAGCCACTAAAATTGAATCAACACCGGCTTCTTTAGCATCTTGATAAAACTTTTCGATGCCCCGCTTAAGTACTAGGTTTGAATACAATAACAGGCCAATTGGAATATCGGCATTGTACTCACGCACTTGTTTAATGATATCAAAGCAATCTTGGGTATTGATGTTTTCATCAAGTGCACGAATGTTAGCAGCTTGGATCACCGGGCCATCTGCAATCGGATCTGAAAATGGAATACCTAGCTCAAGGGCATCAGCGCCGCCATCAATTAAGCTTTTGATGATCTCTACACTCAGTGCTTTATTAGGATCACCAATCGTAACGAAGGGTACAAAAGCACCTTGGTTTGTTTCATTTAATGTGGCGAACAGTTGTCCGTAACGGTTAGTCTGGCTCATAGTGCGCCTCCTTCTGATAAAACACTGTGTACGTGAGCCAAATCTTTATCGCCTCGGCCGCTTAGGTTAACCACTAAAATAGTGTCTTCGGTTTGTTGCTCGGCATATTTAAGGGCATATGCGAGGGCATGGCTTGATTCAAGCGCTGGAATAATCCCTTCGTTCTTAGCCAGTAGTTGGAATGCCTCAAGTGCTTCAGTATCAGTAATGCCCACATATTCTGCACGGCCTGTCTCATGAAGATAAGCATGTTGTGGACCAACAGCTGGGTAATCAAGACCTGCTGAAACAGAGTAAGACTCTTCAATTTGACCATCATCATTTTGCATAATATAGGTATAGGTACCGTGTAAAATGCCTTTCGTGCCCTTACATAGCGTAGCACCGTGTTGATGGGTATCTAAGCCTTTACCAGCTGGCTCTACACCAATGAGTTTTACGCTTGGCTCATCAATAAAGTCTGTGAACATACCAATGGCGTTAGAGCCACCACCTACACAAGCAAGCACAGCATCCGGTAAGCGACCCTCTGCTTTCAGTACTTGTTGTTTTGCTTCTTCACCAATCATTTTTTGGAACTCACGCACCATGGTAGGGAATGGGTGAGGGCCTGCTGCAGTGCCTAGTAAATAGTGAGCATCTTTGTAATTAGCTGACCAGTCACGCAGTGCTTCGTTTACGGCATCTTTTAAGGTACCAGAGCCTGCCGTGACAGGAATAACCTCTGCGCCCATTAGTTTCATACGAAATACATTTGGTTGCTGACGTTCAACGTCTTTTGCGCCCATGTAAATACGGCATTTTAAGCCAAGTAAGGCACAGGCTAGGGCCGTTGCAACACCGTGTTGGCCGGCACCTGTTTCTGCAATCACTTCTTTTTTACCCATGCGTTTGGTCAGAAGTGCTTGACCAAGTACTTGGTTGGTTTTGTGCGCACCGCCGTGCAGTAAATCTTCACGCTTTAAATACAGTTTTACCTTAGGATTTTTAACTAAGTTACGTGTCAGAGTTAATGGCGTAGGACGACCTGCGTATTCATTTAACAGTTTTTCAAACTCAGCCTGAAAAGCTGGATCTTTTTGTGATTTATTAAACTCTGCTTCTAGTTGCTTGAGTGCTGGCACAAGCAGCTGTGGTACAAACATACCACCGAATTTACCGAAATAAGCTGGATTTTGCATTCTAACCTCAATAATTTCTGATATGCGAAAACGCGTTTTGTAATTTTGTTTGGCACTTTTTACCCGCTGACGCTTCAACGCCAGAGTTTAGGTCAAGGCCATTGGCACCGCGATAAAGCGCTGCATGGATATTCTCTGGATTCAAACCACCGGCTAACATAAACGGCACGGTTGCCGTCTCTAGCACAGACCAATCAAATGCTTCGCCTGTGCCGCCTTTTTGGCTCTTGCTGTAAGTGTCGTATAAATGGCGATCAACCCCTTCAAGTGGTTTAGGTAATTCGCCTTTAACAGCTTGGGCTTTCCAAATTTCACAGCCAAGCGGTAATTCCTTTCTGAGGCTTTGAATATACTCGCTATTCTCATCGCCATGTAATTGCACGGCTGCTAATTTTAAGCTTTGTGCATAATCGACCACTTGTTCAAGAGGTGCATTGACAAACACACCCACATACGCGAGTGGGGCACTTTGCGTAACTTGCTTGGCACAGTCGATATCAACATAGCGCGGTGACTTAGGATAAAAAATTAAGCCACCATACACAGCACCACTTGCGTAGGCTGCCATCGCATCTTGTGAACGGGTTAAACCGCACACTTTGTTCTCACCTAAAATCACTTTACGACATGCGGCTTCTAAGTCGCGCTCAGCCATTAGTGAGCTGCCAATTAAAAAGCCATCACACAATGGCGCAAGGCGTTTTACATCTTTATGGGTATAAATGCCCGACTCTGAAATCACCACTTTGTCATTTGGGATAAGCTGACGTAAACGCTCAGTTGTTGCAAGATCAGTACTTAAATCACGAAGGTCGCGGTTATTAATACCAATTAGGCTGGCATTAAGTGCAAGTGCACGGCTAACTTCTTGCTCATTACTGACTTCAGTAAGTACCGACATGTTTAAAGAATCAGCCACTTTATGAAGCGCTAAATATTGCTCGTCATCAAGGACTGAGAGCATTAATAGAATCGCATCACCACCCGATATGCGTGCTAAGTAAACTTGGTACTCATCAATAAAGAAGTCTTTACAAATAAGCGGCTGTTCCACTTGGCTGCGCACGTATTCAAGGTACTGATAACTGCCTTGAAAATATTTTTCGTCCGTTAGCACGCTCATACAGGTTGCGTACTTTTTATAAACTGATGTAATTTCGTCTAAATTGAATGGTTCGCGAATTAGCCCTTTTGACGGTGAGGCCTTTTTACATTCTAAAATAAACTGCGTACCGGTTGCTGCTAATGCCGCTTCAAAGTCTCGCTTGGTTGGCACAACATCGCCAATGAATGACTCAAGCGGGCGCTGTGCTTTTCTTTGTTCTAATTCAATGCGTTTGTCGGCAACAATTTTGTCTAACACGTTAGCCATGACTTACCTCAATAATTGCGTTCAATGTGTCCATCGCTTTGCCTGATGCTAATAATTCGCTTACTTGATCTGCGGCTGCTTTTAAATCACCTGCTTTATCGGTTAAATAAAGAAGGGCGGCGACGTTGGCTATAATGGCAGCGTTATGCGCCATTTCACCTTGACCTTGTAAAATCGCTAAGCTTGCTTTTGCGTTATATTCTGGGCCTTGGCCTGCTAGTTGTTCAAGTGAATAGTTTGCAAGACCAAAATCGCTCGCTGTTAGCGTGTATTCGCTCAGTTCACCGTTATTAAGCTCAACCACTTTGGTTGTCCCGTCTAAGGCGATTTCGTCAGTGCCTGCACCGTGAACCACCATAGCGCGTTTTGTGCCAAGGGTTTTTAAGGTTTCGGCCATTGGTAAACACAGTGAAGGGTCATAAACACCAAGCAATTGCACCTCAGGGGCAGCAGGGTTGGCCAGTGGCCCTAAGATATTAAAAATTGTGCGGCTTTTAAGAGCCGTACGCACGCCCATCGCATGGCGTACACCACTGTGATAATGCGGTGCAAATAAAAATGTAAACCCAGTATTGTCTAAACAATGCGCTGCTTGCTCAGGGCTCATATCGATATTGATACCCAAGGCTTTAAGTAAATCCGCTGAGCCCGAGTTACTCGATACACTGCGATTACCATGTTTGACCATATTGATGCCCGCAGCGGCGGCAACAATAGCAGCTGTGGTACTAATATTAATTGTGTTTGAGCCATCGCCACCGGTACCACAGCTATCAGCAAGTAAGGTTTTGCTGGTTTGAAATGGCACTGCATTGGCGCGCATTGATGCCGCCGCACCGGCGATTTCATCACTTGTTTCGCCTTTCAGTTTTAGGGCGATAAGTGCAGCAGTTAATTCAATATCATTAAGCTGGCCATTCATGATGGCGTCAAACAATGTAGTTGCTTGCGAAAATGATAAATCTTGCTTTGCTAATAATTGGTTTAACTGGGTTTGAGTTGTTGCTTCCATGTTATTCCTCTACTGCACGCGTGCGGTTAAAAATTCAATGCTTTGCTGTAATAGCAATGCGCCATTTGGCGTTAAAATTGACTCAGGATGAAACTGATAGCCAAGGGCATTATCTTGTTGATGGTAAATTGCCATCGGAATATTTTCATAACAAGCAATTACTTCAACATCATCAGGGACTTTGGTTGCCATTAATGAATGATAACGAGCAACTGGCATTTTATCGCCCATACCCGCGAATACTGGGTGCTCAGTCAGCGTAATAATTGATGACTTGCCGTGCACAGTTTCGCCTGCATGACCAATAACCCCACCGTAGCTTTGTGTTAGTGCTTGCTGCCCTAAACAGATACCCAGCATCGGGAAGCGGCCTTTACACAGTTCAATGAGCTCCATTAAACAACCTGCATCAGATGGTGCGCCAGGACCAGGTGAAAGCACTAATAATACAGGCACAGTCTCTTGGCACATTTTGTCGAAGATGCTTTGTGCACTGATGTTATTACGGTATACCACTAACTGGCACCCTAACATAGAAAGTTCATCGACTAAGTTATAACTAAATGAATCAAAATTATCTAAAAAGTAGATTTTATAGGCTGATGTTGTCGTCATTATTGTGCCTCGTAAGTCGATTGAATCGCAGTGATCACAGCTTGTGCTTTAGCGCGGGTTTCATTGGCTTCTGATTGTGGATCTGAATCAAACACCACACCTGCACCTGCTTGCACATAGGCTGTGCCGTTTTTAACAAAGGCAGAGCGAATAACAATACAGCTATCCATGGCGCCATCGCCCGTTAAATAACCTACTGCACCTCCATAGCTACCGCGGCGTTTTTGTTCGGTTTGACGAACTAACTCAGCAGCGCGTACTTTAGGGGCACCCACTAAGGTGCCCATGTTCATACAAGCTTGGTAAGCATGTAGCGCATCGAGTTCAGGTTTTAAAGTACCAACCACGCGTGAAACTAAATGCATCACTTGTGAGTAGCGGTCTACTTTTAATAACTCTTTCGCGTGACGTGTGCCTGGTACGCTAATGCGGGCAACATCATTTCGCGCTAAATCAACTAACATCAGGTGCTCGGCACGTTCTTTTTGGTCGTTGCGAAGTTCAAGCTCAATGCGGCTGTCTAGGTCTGGATTAATTTGCCCATTAGCAAACTTGCCACGAGGGCGAGTACCTGCAATTGGGTATACCTCAACTTGTTTGCTCTCTGGGCAGTATTTGAGGGCTGACTCGGGCGATGCGCCGAATAACACAAACTCTTCATCGCGCATGTAAAACATATATGGGCTTGGGTTTTGTTGTTTTAGTTGGCTGTAAGCATGGAGTGAGTCAGGGCAGGCGAGAGAAAAAGTACGTGATGGAACAACTTGGAAAATATCGCCATCAACGATGTTGTTTTTTAACGTGATGACATGTTCGCAGTATTGCTCGTCGCTAACATCGACAGAAATTGGGTTTGAGCCTGCTTGCTTTTGCCCTTGATAGCTTTGTGCATTGTCACATACGGTATTTAAACGTTCTAACTGTTGACCAACCTCAAAACAATTAGCATGAACTTCAGGGCCGTTAAATACATTGCCAATTAGCTCGGTTGTTTTTGCTTGATGGTCGATGACAACTAACGTTTCGGCGAGGTAGAAAACATAATCAGGGCAGCTGTTTTCGCCGTCAGGTACATCAGAAAGGGTTTCGAAATTAGCAACCATGTCGTAGGCAAACACACCGCCTAAGAACACAGAGAATGGGTTGTCTGTTGTGCTTTTAATACTGTTGATGCAGCTACGTAGCGCACTAAATGCGTTATCTGCTACTAATTTACTGGCTTCATCAATATCGCTTGCGACCTCGTTGTAGGTTAACGTTAATGTGTCTTCTACAAGCTCAGCAGAGCAGTTTTGCACATGAGTTTGTAAATAAGGCAGTAATTGCTTGCCGTTATTTGACTGTGCGGTGAGTGTTACCTGTTTGCCTTGGCAAACAATACGTAGCGCTGAGTCAACCAAAATTAGACTTTTTACACTGTCTTTAGAATCAATTTCAGCAGACTCTAACAGCAGTGAATTAGGCTTATCGAGTAAACTGTATAACGCAAGTGGGCTACTGATGTAGTCGCGCACTTGAGTGATACTGGTTACTTCACCCGGTGTCGTTGTTATATGACTAAAAATCAAACCTCATTCTCCCTCATTCCCAAAAACTCTTTAAAAAACAAAACCCCGCGAAGCGATGCTTGGCGGGGTTCGTATAAAGATGTCTATAAATTAGATAGACCCTTACCGTCCCGCTAAGCCAGGCGCCACCACCAATGATGTGTAAGAGTTGCTATGTAATTCATTATAAAACCTTAAAATTTAGATATAAAAAAACCCGCTACATGAGCGGGTTTAGAAATCGTTAGACACGACAATTCGTCACCCGCTAGTTACGAGTGCCACCACCAAATTGTGATTTGAATTGTTTTGTTCATTGTTATTGCTTATTTAACGTGTCTGAAAGTGCATACAGTAAAGCGTACCTATGCCGATACTGTCAAGTATTAATTTACCACAATTACTATAAAAATTTTGTTATACTCACATCATTGATTCAAGAACTTACGTAAAGCAGTCTTTCCCTTTGATAAAATACGATTTACATAGCCACACCACATACTCAGATGGTCAGCTATCAGTCGAGCAATTGTTACACCGCGCGGTTGAGAAAAACATAGATGTGTTTGCAATTACCGATCACGACACGTTGAGTGCTATAAAACCAGCACGCCAAGTCATTGCAGATGATAATTTACCGCTTAAATTAATTTCTGGTGTTGAAGTGTCAACAAAATGGGAAAGCTTTGAAATTCATATTGTTGGCTTAAATGTTGATGATGAAAATGACGCACTGTTGTCATTGTTACAAGCGCAACAAAGCAAGCGTGAAGAACGCGCTTTAGAGATAGGTCGTCGCCTTGCTAAAAACGGTTTTGAAGGCATTTACGAGCAAGCAAAAACATTTGCCGAAAACGCCCAGATCACACGGGCGCATTTTGCCCGTGCACTGATTGAGCGTGGTGTTGCTAAAAACTTCCCAGGAGTATTTAAAAAATACTTAGGGCGAGGAAAAACAGGCTATGTACCAAGTAGTTGGTGCGATATGCAAACGGCAATTGCGGCCATTCACCAAGCTGGTGGGGTTGCCGTTCTTGCACATCCTGGGCGCTATCAAATGTCGAATAAGTGGCTGCGTAAGTTAATTATTGAATTTAAAGACGCGGGTGGCGATGCGATGGAA includes the following:
- a CDS encoding anthranilate synthase component 1 translates to MIFSHITTTPGEVTSITQVRDYISSPLALYSLLDKPNSLLLESAEIDSKDSVKSLILVDSALRIVCQGKQVTLTAQSNNGKQLLPYLQTHVQNCSAELVEDTLTLTYNEVASDIDEASKLVADNAFSALRSCINSIKSTTDNPFSVFLGGVFAYDMVANFETLSDVPDGENSCPDYVFYLAETLVVIDHQAKTTELIGNVFNGPEVHANCFEVGQQLERLNTVCDNAQSYQGQKQAGSNPISVDVSDEQYCEHVITLKNNIVDGDIFQVVPSRTFSLACPDSLHAYSQLKQQNPSPYMFYMRDEEFVLFGASPESALKYCPESKQVEVYPIAGTRPRGKFANGQINPDLDSRIELELRNDQKERAEHLMLVDLARNDVARISVPGTRHAKELLKVDRYSQVMHLVSRVVGTLKPELDALHAYQACMNMGTLVGAPKVRAAELVRQTEQKRRGSYGGAVGYLTGDGAMDSCIVIRSAFVKNGTAYVQAGAGVVFDSDPQSEANETRAKAQAVITAIQSTYEAQ
- the rnm gene encoding RNase RNM; this translates as MIKYDLHSHTTYSDGQLSVEQLLHRAVEKNIDVFAITDHDTLSAIKPARQVIADDNLPLKLISGVEVSTKWESFEIHIVGLNVDDENDALLSLLQAQQSKREERALEIGRRLAKNGFEGIYEQAKTFAENAQITRAHFARALIERGVAKNFPGVFKKYLGRGKTGYVPSSWCDMQTAIAAIHQAGGVAVLAHPGRYQMSNKWLRKLIIEFKDAGGDAMEVAQPQQAPSERQFLGELSREYGLLASQGSDFHFPTSWLELGKNLYLPKDCQGVWQAWEGQ